From a single Nostoc sp. MS1 genomic region:
- a CDS encoding Asr1405/Asl0597 family protein, which translates to MKPFSSEVDEKSVVEVNWVDRWLVYQRLQELEIPCCCEANQPLKVEVVNPTTVVQLWSVMRQFTSSRQDLIYSLEICWQSRYPHS; encoded by the coding sequence TTGAAACCGTTCAGTTCCGAAGTAGATGAAAAGTCTGTTGTAGAAGTAAATTGGGTAGATCGTTGGCTGGTATATCAGCGTCTACAGGAATTAGAGATTCCCTGTTGCTGTGAAGCTAATCAACCGTTAAAAGTTGAAGTTGTCAACCCTACGACAGTTGTTCAACTTTGGAGCGTGATGAGACAATTTACTTCTTCTCGCCAAGATTTAATTTACTCTCTTGAGATTTGTTGGCAAAGCCGCTATCCACATTCTTAA
- a CDS encoding (2Fe-2S) ferredoxin domain-containing protein: MGVCNSKNVSEFCLEGRFIEFVIKDGYKLKGLLLLTADGECYVKLAKHLRFTFDLRLPAGTLLQVVGQKKYDAKTGEVTFKAERVMAARGETQKVQTISPIKQVPAMENTAPKPNKAKATILVCQKSDCMKRGGKAVCQALEAALSDRGLEDQVTIKGTGCMKNCKAGPNLVMPDKTRYTRIQASQVSSVINTLANLRGFNTCGKGMNKSQRSELGKNLG, from the coding sequence ATGGGTGTATGTAATAGTAAAAATGTATCAGAGTTTTGCCTTGAGGGTAGATTTATTGAATTTGTTATTAAAGATGGCTATAAGCTTAAAGGCTTGTTATTACTCACTGCTGATGGTGAATGTTACGTTAAACTTGCCAAGCACTTAAGATTTACTTTTGATTTACGCTTACCTGCTGGTACTTTGTTACAAGTCGTTGGTCAAAAGAAGTATGATGCCAAAACTGGTGAAGTGACATTTAAAGCTGAACGTGTGATGGCGGCTAGAGGGGAAACACAAAAAGTTCAGACTATATCACCAATTAAGCAAGTGCCAGCTATGGAAAATACTGCCCCAAAACCAAATAAGGCAAAAGCAACGATTTTGGTATGTCAAAAGTCCGATTGTATGAAACGCGGTGGTAAAGCAGTGTGCCAAGCATTAGAAGCTGCTTTAAGCGATCGCGGTCTTGAAGACCAAGTTACCATTAAAGGTACTGGCTGCATGAAAAACTGCAAAGCTGGCCCTAATTTAGTGATGCCAGATAAAACTCGCTACACCCGTATTCAAGCCAGCCAAGTTTCATCTGTAATCAATACCTTAGCCAATTTACGAGGGTTCAACACCTGTGGAAAGGGGATGAATAAGTCCCAAAGAAGTGAGCTTGGCAAAAATTTGGGCTAA